Proteins encoded in a region of the Maridesulfovibrio bastinii DSM 16055 genome:
- a CDS encoding phage regulatory CII family protein yields the protein MVDPKDLINIEACDAFRLSLEFSGKNENEVAEEMGWSPFNSHRIFSLERYYPTYEDLPKFCEVVGNDTILKWLIVQTKNKASVDHESLDCAGLLKYVGEIFKEVSDLGSESSKAIADNKLSPQELRRILRELNQGTEKMMKLIGVVRETERRATKILKDSKDKAHLL from the coding sequence ATGGTTGATCCTAAGGACTTAATAAACATTGAAGCGTGTGATGCCTTCCGACTTTCATTGGAATTTTCAGGCAAAAATGAAAATGAAGTGGCGGAAGAAATGGGTTGGAGTCCGTTTAATAGCCACCGCATATTTTCTCTGGAGCGGTATTACCCGACCTATGAAGATCTTCCAAAATTTTGCGAAGTTGTGGGTAACGATACTATTCTAAAATGGCTGATAGTGCAGACAAAAAATAAAGCTTCAGTAGATCATGAATCCTTGGATTGCGCCGGACTACTTAAATATGTCGGGGAAATTTTTAAAGAAGTCAGTGACCTTGGCAGTGAATCAAGCAAAGCAATTGCAGACAATAAGTTATCACCGCAGGAGCTGCGCCGGATTCTGCGCGAACTGAACCAAGGCACTGAAAAGATGATGAAGCTGATCGGGGTAGTCAGGGAAACAGAACGCAGGGCAACCAAAATTTTAAAAGACTCCAAGGATAAGGCACACCTCCTTTAA